The proteins below come from a single Kitasatospora sp. NBC_00315 genomic window:
- a CDS encoding WXG100 family type VII secretion target, protein MDHASLKAMIEHSDPTRVSAQGSHISSAATALEEISQTLAAHLRYLEWEGEAADSFRQFATKVHTTADTLSGVSKTTGSAIEQVGAALSNAKTGIPDVPQSDIQAVAKHKSQPTGLVKGAGTVLGFATGGFLGGAVGGTAADKAANLVDSDWVTDAEAQAAQKRVEGAHQEAIHQMEKLAQTYQMATTQLNALDLPMPPSNNNPSDGSVDVPVGSGGSGSGTGGGGGGSRGVAPVPVGGGGGNWSPSTPSGPGPSTPWQPAPVPSPTPTPVPNPGHQPPVTTLPYPTTTPPPHTGLDSLPPSTVGPGPTGSIYPGGITPGGGGGGNAGIPGGGGGGGYVPGGGGYIPGGGFGGTGGRTGTGTTGTGGSGSIPGRSGTGGAGAGTNNTFGAKEGQTAGRSGAAGGMGGGGMPGGGGAGGGAGGAGGARGRGLTTTTGGTVGGRKGPAAAGEYTPGGTGLRSRAGAAGGAGGAAGAGANGRGGQGGMPGGAGGAGKKERERRNRADYLHEDEETWTDGTPRSNPNVIE, encoded by the coding sequence ATGGATCACGCCAGTCTCAAGGCCATGATCGAGCACTCGGACCCGACCCGGGTCTCCGCACAGGGCAGCCACATCTCCAGCGCGGCCACGGCCCTGGAGGAGATCAGCCAGACCCTCGCGGCCCACCTCCGCTACCTGGAGTGGGAGGGCGAGGCGGCCGACAGCTTCCGGCAGTTCGCCACGAAGGTCCACACCACCGCCGACACGCTCAGCGGTGTGTCGAAGACCACCGGCTCGGCCATCGAGCAGGTGGGAGCGGCGCTCTCCAACGCCAAGACCGGCATTCCCGACGTTCCGCAGTCGGACATCCAGGCGGTCGCCAAGCACAAGTCGCAGCCGACCGGCCTGGTCAAGGGCGCGGGTACAGTCCTTGGCTTCGCCACCGGCGGGTTCCTCGGCGGCGCGGTCGGCGGGACCGCGGCCGACAAGGCGGCCAACCTGGTCGACTCCGACTGGGTGACGGACGCGGAGGCGCAGGCCGCCCAGAAGCGGGTCGAAGGCGCGCACCAGGAAGCCATCCACCAGATGGAGAAGCTGGCGCAGACGTACCAGATGGCGACGACCCAGCTGAATGCGTTGGATCTTCCGATGCCGCCGAGCAACAACAACCCTAGTGACGGATCGGTGGACGTCCCGGTCGGTTCGGGTGGATCAGGATCGGGAACCGGCGGTGGAGGCGGCGGCTCCCGGGGCGTCGCGCCGGTTCCGGTCGGCGGTGGCGGTGGCAACTGGTCCCCCAGCACACCGTCCGGGCCGGGCCCCAGTACTCCGTGGCAGCCGGCGCCGGTTCCCTCGCCGACGCCCACTCCGGTCCCCAATCCGGGCCACCAGCCCCCGGTGACGACCCTTCCCTACCCGACCACCACGCCGCCCCCGCACACCGGTCTGGACAGCCTGCCGCCCAGCACGGTGGGGCCCGGCCCGACCGGTTCGATCTACCCGGGCGGCATCACTCCCGGTGGCGGCGGTGGAGGCAACGCCGGCATCCCCGGGGGTGGCGGCGGTGGCGGCTACGTACCGGGCGGTGGTGGCTACATTCCCGGTGGCGGGTTCGGAGGTACCGGCGGTAGGACCGGCACCGGGACGACCGGTACCGGGGGCTCCGGAAGTATTCCCGGGCGCTCGGGGACGGGCGGAGCCGGGGCCGGTACCAACAACACCTTCGGCGCCAAGGAGGGTCAGACCGCCGGGCGCTCCGGTGCCGCGGGCGGGATGGGCGGCGGCGGAATGCCGGGTGGCGGTGGTGCCGGCGGTGGTGCGGGCGGTGCCGGTGGAGCGCGGGGGCGCGGCCTGACCACGACGACCGGTGGCACGGTCGGCGGCCGCAAGGGACCGGCCGCTGCCGGGGAGTACACCCCCGGTGGCACGGGCCTGCGCAGCCGTGCCGGTGCGGCCGGCGGTGCCGGTGGCGCGGCCGGTGCCGGTGCCAACGGCCGCGGTGGTCAGGGCGGAATGCCGGGCGGCGCGGGCGGCGCGGGCAAGAAGGAGCGCGAGCGCCGCAACCGTGCCGACTACCTGCACGAGGACGAAGAGACGTGGACGGATGGAACTCCGCGCAGCAATCCGAACGTGATTGAGTAA
- a CDS encoding FUSC family protein: MSAERPDSPSHDHPLPVPVPAGRRRSSAWWARAARPSWPPLPLVLMLRAAVGMAVPLVLGHLFHRLDLGIFAGLGAMHATMNDRVEPTRLRAPRIAGSLLCSALGMLIGASLQEYGVGAPVAGLVLTAVAFASGALSATGPRGSAAGMLLLVSAALGSGMPTARPWWAAGPMMLAGAALVVVLGLPHLARRRRPYADPRNRALAAAYDALGRTLTDLGTPQGAKSRQVLTARLNQVQDLLPPARARESERGLRLRRMYEAGLTATEAATGLLWAWRPVPPRVAAVPGLLARAVERGGGEVEVPHWQPDTPSRRALDAALRAAADTVAGRESMLATATAPPPDPWRMRGRLLSRGSLRYGLRVALCIAVAEAATVWLPLSRSYWVPMTVAFVLKPDLGSVFLRAVSRSVGTVLGVAVTAAILSLTTDPWTLTLIAALCVALLPYATAAHYGLNTVVMTPMALVLLQLGGQSGAAEFWPRVLDTVLASAIVLLFGYLLWPERPRHRIEPRLVDATTALHAYLASVAGAGAEAVAQVWLRRTAYRALAEARQEVRNGLSEPPPTGRLAEQWLPATAALERLSGAVAAYAAQIRYGGRVPDPAEVERVRRALDGLTAAARAHRPPTRAAARPTGPHDPTRSALGRAADELETLLGS; encoded by the coding sequence TTGTCAGCCGAGCGGCCGGACAGCCCGTCCCACGACCACCCCCTCCCCGTTCCGGTACCCGCCGGACGCCGCCGCTCCTCCGCCTGGTGGGCGCGCGCCGCCCGCCCGTCCTGGCCGCCGCTCCCGCTCGTGCTGATGCTCCGGGCCGCTGTCGGGATGGCCGTGCCGCTGGTGCTCGGGCATCTGTTCCACCGCCTCGACCTCGGCATCTTCGCCGGCCTCGGCGCGATGCACGCGACCATGAACGACCGGGTCGAACCGACCCGGCTGCGTGCGCCCCGGATCGCCGGCTCGCTGCTCTGCTCCGCCCTCGGCATGCTGATCGGCGCCTCGCTGCAGGAGTACGGCGTCGGCGCGCCGGTGGCCGGGCTGGTGCTGACGGCCGTCGCCTTCGCCTCCGGGGCGCTCAGCGCGACCGGCCCGCGCGGCAGCGCCGCCGGGATGCTGCTGCTGGTGTCGGCGGCCCTCGGCAGCGGCATGCCGACGGCCCGCCCGTGGTGGGCGGCCGGGCCGATGATGCTGGCGGGCGCGGCCCTGGTGGTGGTGCTCGGCCTGCCGCACCTCGCCCGGCGGCGCCGGCCGTACGCCGACCCGCGCAACCGGGCGCTGGCCGCCGCCTACGACGCGCTCGGGCGTACGCTGACCGACCTCGGCACGCCGCAGGGCGCCAAGTCCCGCCAGGTGCTGACGGCCCGGCTCAACCAGGTGCAGGATCTGCTGCCGCCGGCCCGGGCCCGCGAGTCCGAGCGCGGGCTGCGCCTGCGGCGGATGTACGAGGCGGGGCTGACCGCCACAGAGGCGGCCACCGGACTGCTCTGGGCCTGGCGGCCGGTGCCGCCGCGGGTGGCCGCCGTACCGGGGCTGCTGGCCCGGGCGGTGGAGCGCGGCGGCGGCGAGGTCGAGGTGCCGCACTGGCAGCCCGACACGCCGTCCCGCCGGGCCCTGGACGCGGCGCTGCGCGCGGCGGCCGACACCGTGGCGGGCCGCGAGAGCATGCTGGCCACCGCCACCGCCCCGCCGCCGGACCCGTGGCGGATGCGCGGACGGCTGCTCTCGCGCGGCTCGCTCCGGTACGGCCTGCGGGTGGCGCTCTGCATCGCGGTGGCCGAGGCCGCGACGGTCTGGCTGCCGCTCAGCAGGAGCTACTGGGTGCCGATGACCGTGGCGTTCGTGCTGAAGCCGGATCTCGGGTCGGTGTTCCTGCGGGCGGTAAGCCGCTCGGTGGGCACGGTGCTGGGCGTGGCCGTGACGGCGGCGATCCTCTCGCTGACCACCGATCCGTGGACCCTCACCCTGATCGCCGCGCTCTGCGTAGCACTGCTCCCGTACGCGACGGCCGCCCACTACGGGCTGAACACCGTGGTGATGACGCCGATGGCGCTCGTCCTGCTGCAACTGGGCGGGCAGAGCGGTGCGGCGGAGTTCTGGCCCAGGGTCCTGGACACCGTGCTGGCCAGTGCGATCGTGCTGCTCTTCGGCTATCTGCTCTGGCCCGAGCGGCCCCGGCACCGGATCGAGCCCCGGCTGGTGGACGCGACCACCGCGCTGCACGCCTACCTGGCTTCGGTCGCCGGCGCCGGGGCGGAGGCGGTGGCCCAGGTGTGGCTGCGCCGGACGGCCTACCGCGCGCTGGCCGAGGCCCGCCAGGAGGTGCGCAACGGCCTGTCCGAGCCGCCGCCGACCGGACGCCTCGCCGAGCAGTGGCTGCCCGCGACCGCCGCGCTGGAGCGGCTCAGCGGTGCGGTGGCGGCGTACGCCGCGCAGATCCGGTACGGCGGCCGGGTGCCGGACCCGGCCGAGGTGGAGCGGGTACGACGGGCGCTGGACGGTCTGACCGCGGCGGCCCGGGCGCACCGCCCGCCGACCCGGGCGGCGGCGCGCCCCACCGGGCCGCACGACCCGACGCGCAGCGCGCTGGGCCGGGCGGCGGACGAACTGGAGACGCTGCTCGGTTCCTGA
- a CDS encoding ABC-F family ATP-binding cassette domain-containing protein, which produces MAVNLATIESVTKVYGTRALLDGVSLGVSEGDRIGVVGRNGDGKTTLIRMLAKLEEPDGGRITHAGGVQMAVLTQHDSLDPAATIRHEVIADREDHEWLGDSRIRDIIEGLFGGLDLPGFGQGLDTVIGPLSGGERRRIALAKLLLGEPDLIVLDEPTNHLDVEGIAWLAKHLQNRRSALVCVTHDRWFLDQVSTRMWDVQHGEVHEYEGGYSDYVFARAERSRIEATEESKRQNLARKELAWLRRGAPARTSKPRYRIEAANALIADVPDPRDKSELMKFANARLGRTVFELENVTVKAGPKLLLENLTWNLGPGERIGLLGVNGAGKTSLLRAMRDAYASEGDVQPASGVIKVGKTVRLAYLSQEVAELDPAMRVLQAVEQIRSRVDLGKGREMSAGQLCEQFGFGKDKQWTPVGDISGGERRRLQLLRLLMDEPNVLFLDEPTNDLDIETLNQLEDLLDGWPGSMVVISHDRFFIERTTDTVHAMLGDQQLRMLPNGVDEYLERRAKIAAAAAPAAPGGAVARPAGDTRAAKKELQRIERQISKLDQQEAKLHAQLAEHAADFAKVADLDAKLRSVREEKEELELAWMELAEQV; this is translated from the coding sequence GTGGCCGTCAACCTCGCCACCATCGAGTCCGTCACGAAGGTCTACGGCACCCGTGCCCTTCTGGACGGGGTCAGCCTCGGCGTCAGCGAGGGAGACCGCATCGGGGTCGTCGGCCGCAACGGTGACGGCAAGACCACCCTCATCCGGATGCTGGCCAAGCTGGAGGAGCCCGACGGCGGGCGGATCACCCACGCCGGCGGCGTCCAGATGGCCGTCCTCACCCAGCACGACTCGCTCGACCCGGCGGCGACCATCCGGCACGAGGTGATCGCCGACCGCGAGGACCACGAGTGGCTCGGCGACTCCCGGATCCGCGACATCATCGAAGGCCTCTTCGGCGGCCTCGACCTGCCCGGCTTCGGCCAGGGCCTGGACACCGTCATCGGCCCGCTCTCCGGCGGCGAGCGCCGCCGCATCGCGCTCGCCAAGCTGCTGCTCGGCGAGCCCGACCTGATCGTGCTGGACGAGCCCACCAACCACCTCGACGTCGAGGGCATCGCCTGGCTCGCCAAGCACCTGCAGAACCGCCGCTCCGCCCTCGTCTGCGTCACCCACGACCGGTGGTTCCTCGACCAGGTCTCCACCCGGATGTGGGACGTCCAGCACGGCGAGGTGCACGAGTACGAGGGCGGCTACTCCGACTACGTCTTCGCCCGCGCCGAGCGCTCCCGGATCGAGGCCACCGAGGAGTCCAAGCGGCAGAACCTCGCCCGCAAGGAGCTCGCCTGGCTGCGCCGGGGCGCCCCCGCCCGGACCTCCAAGCCGCGCTACCGGATCGAGGCCGCCAACGCCCTGATCGCCGACGTCCCCGACCCCCGCGACAAGAGCGAACTGATGAAGTTCGCCAACGCCCGCCTGGGCCGGACCGTCTTCGAGCTGGAGAACGTCACCGTCAAGGCCGGCCCCAAGCTGCTGCTGGAGAACCTCACCTGGAACCTCGGCCCCGGCGAGCGGATCGGCCTGCTCGGCGTCAACGGCGCGGGCAAGACCTCCCTGCTGCGCGCCATGCGCGACGCGTACGCCTCCGAGGGCGACGTCCAGCCCGCCTCGGGCGTGATCAAGGTCGGCAAGACCGTCCGCCTCGCCTACCTCTCCCAGGAGGTCGCCGAGCTCGACCCGGCGATGCGGGTGCTGCAGGCCGTCGAGCAGATCCGCAGCCGGGTCGACCTCGGCAAGGGCCGGGAGATGAGCGCCGGCCAGCTCTGCGAGCAGTTCGGCTTCGGCAAGGACAAGCAGTGGACGCCCGTCGGCGACATCTCGGGCGGTGAGCGCCGCCGGCTCCAGCTGCTGCGCCTGCTGATGGACGAGCCCAACGTGCTCTTCCTCGACGAGCCCACCAACGACCTGGACATCGAGACCCTCAACCAGCTGGAGGACCTCCTCGACGGCTGGCCCGGCTCGATGGTCGTGATCAGCCACGACCGGTTCTTCATCGAGCGCACCACCGACACCGTGCACGCCATGCTCGGCGACCAGCAGCTGCGGATGCTCCCGAACGGCGTCGACGAGTACCTCGAGCGCCGGGCGAAGATCGCCGCCGCGGCCGCCCCCGCCGCCCCGGGCGGGGCCGTCGCCAGGCCGGCCGGCGACACCCGGGCGGCGAAGAAGGAGCTGCAGCGGATCGAGCGGCAGATCTCCAAGCTCGACCAGCAGGAGGCCAAGCTGCACGCCCAGCTCGCCGAGCACGCCGCCGACTTCGCCAAGGTCGCGGACCTGGACGCCAAGCTGCGGAGCGTGCGGGAGGAGAAGGAGGAGCTGGAGCTGGCCTGGATGGAGCTGGCCGAGCAGGTCTGA